In the Bordetella genomosp. 10 genome, one interval contains:
- a CDS encoding phage portal protein produces MAQQSAGQAFKGLDDPTLLEYIRSGDYGARMNSLRNMAALRCVSLISTSIGMLPLNLLHNDDSKALAKGHPGYRLLKLKPNSWQTPFEWKSQMQLHALMDGNAYARVVWSAGRPIAMIPLERGTVVPRLVSGWKVEYEYTRPDGGMLVLGTRDIFHLRDLSLDGVEGMARMRLARDAIRLAQDAERAAQRVFQTGNMAGGAVEVPKALSDQAYGRMRSSLDEDFAGAENVQRWMLLEEGATANRFASTAQDAQHIENRNAQIEEVARAFGVPRPLLMMDDTSWGSGIEQLGIFFVQYGLQYWFTAWEQAVMRVLLEEDEMDYLTAKFNERALLRGTLKDQADFFAKALGAGGQAPWNTQNEVRELQDYPRSSDPDADKLRNPMTQKGPTNEPAATSRNPG; encoded by the coding sequence ATGGCCCAGCAGAGCGCAGGACAAGCGTTCAAAGGCTTGGACGACCCGACGCTTCTGGAATACATCCGGAGTGGTGATTACGGCGCGCGCATGAATTCGTTGCGCAACATGGCCGCGTTGCGCTGTGTGTCGCTCATTTCGACATCCATCGGCATGCTGCCGCTGAACTTATTGCACAACGACGATAGCAAGGCGCTGGCGAAGGGGCATCCTGGCTACCGTCTCCTGAAGCTGAAGCCGAATAGCTGGCAGACGCCCTTTGAATGGAAGTCGCAGATGCAGTTGCACGCCCTGATGGACGGCAACGCATATGCGCGCGTCGTCTGGTCCGCAGGCCGCCCCATCGCCATGATCCCGCTGGAACGTGGGACGGTGGTACCGCGCCTTGTGTCCGGCTGGAAGGTGGAATACGAATATACGCGGCCGGATGGCGGAATGCTGGTGTTGGGCACGCGCGACATCTTCCACCTGCGCGATCTTTCGTTGGATGGCGTAGAGGGAATGGCGCGTATGCGCCTGGCGCGCGATGCGATACGGCTGGCTCAGGATGCCGAACGCGCCGCACAGCGCGTGTTCCAGACCGGGAACATGGCAGGCGGGGCCGTGGAAGTGCCCAAGGCGCTTTCCGACCAAGCATACGGCCGCATGCGGAGTTCGTTGGATGAGGATTTCGCCGGCGCGGAGAATGTTCAGCGATGGATGTTGCTGGAAGAGGGGGCCACGGCAAATAGGTTTGCGAGCACCGCTCAGGACGCGCAACACATCGAGAACCGAAACGCCCAAATTGAAGAGGTAGCCCGAGCCTTTGGTGTGCCTCGTCCGCTTTTGATGATGGACGACACCAGTTGGGGTTCCGGCATCGAGCAGCTTGGAATCTTCTTCGTGCAATACGGTTTGCAATACTGGTTCACCGCGTGGGAGCAGGCCGTCATGAGGGTGCTGCTGGAAGAAGACGAGATGGACTATCTAACGGCCAAGTTCAACGAGCGGGCGCTGCTGCGAGGAACCTTAAAAGACCAGGCCGATTTCTTCGCGAAGGCTCTTGGCGCTGGCGGCCAAGCGCCCTGGAACACGCAAAACGAAGTGCGCGAATTGCAGGACTACCCGCGGTCCAGTGACCCGGATGCCGATAAGTTGCGCAACCCCATGACACAGAAAGGACCCACCAATGAGCCTGCTGCAACTTCCCGAAATCCGGGCTGA